The genomic segment TAGTATCTGAGCGTCCCACATGACTGCAAGAGTTTGTAAGCTGAATCACCACTTGTATCTTCCCTGACACATTGTATCTTGGCTTCAAGAAGAATCTGATCAATTTTAATTTGGAAAGTGGATGATAAACTTTGTTTAAACTGTTTGGCAAACCATGCCTCGGGCGCGCTAGCcactggtatggtttgtttgcaatcgtgtcattacgatttcgtgagtcatgttaactgtTAAGCCATAATGAATGCCAGATTTTAAATTTAGTGTTGCCTCTTCGATTAAAAACATACATACAAGACGAACGTAACTTTGAAAAAATACaaacccatatttaaaaaaaaataaaacaggaaatatgagttatatatcatatatttatttcattatttacacCATTTTCCTGTGTCGCAATGCACTCCACTTGTTCAAAAtacaaaataataaataaattagtCCTTGCCTAGATCATCACCTTGCATTCATGATCATACATTGTATATTATTTAGCAACCTCTAGTGATCAGATATACTGCTGAATAATACTTACATGGAAAGCTTTGTTATATCTCATGTATTACGCTTCAGTATACAGTCATCTCTTCTAGTTCCCCAACAGCAACCCAACTTTCCCTCCTCCATTACCACCTCCTATTCAACCTTGTGCTCCTCTCACCAATATTTTGGTCAATACACATTTGCAatttcccctcaccctccctctctttccaCAACCCTTCTACTGTACTCACAGTTCCCTGTTACTCATATCACAGTTAAATGGTGACTCAATCTGTTTGTCACTGTGACCTTATTCAGTTGTTTTCCCTGAGTAATTTCCTTGGACAGCTGAGTATAAATAACCCAGAAGCTGAGGACGGTGGTCAGTTGTCTCAGAGCACTTCAACAGTCAACATGGTAATTAAACCGTTTTCTCATCTTACAGTGATATAACTCTAGTTATATATTATCAAGAATTATATACAATATTAATGCCAAATACaaattgtaatatatatatatatatatatatataatgataactTCTTGTCTTCAGATTGGTAAAGTTTGCACCCTGATTGTCCTgtgtgtgatgattgtgatggcCAGCGCCGGCCGGTTTGGTGGAGGCTacagtggtggtcgtggtggttttggtggaggTGGCATCGGTGGAGGTGGCTTCGGTGGAGGTATGATAGTAACAATCGAATATTTTGAATGaaaaatataatattattatatattattagtaCCAGTAACGTCTTTCTCACTAACACGAATTCAGTCAATTGATCATTCGAGAAAATGACAATGAAATTAGTTTTAATTGTTAAAACGCGAATAAAATTATTTTTGAGAATAATAGattcatgacactgtacaacatatATTTACTTACGAACGAAACTGTCAAATTTTTTCTGTTTGACAGGAGGAGGAGGTTTTGGTGGTTACGGTAAGTTTTGTATTTTTGGCCGTAAGATCGAAGGCATGAATGAGAAAGGAAAATATTAGGTGGGGAAATAGTTGACAAAAAAAAAGAATTGTGAGTAAACTATAACAGACAAGAAAGATTAGGTTGTTTGACTGTTTTGAATGGGTTATAAGAGTTTTGTCACATTTTGttaaaaaatataactttaattgaTAATTAAATAAGTTAAATTCCTCTATAAATCAGATAAATTGCACTTTGCTTTTGAAAAGAAAATAGTATGAATATCGCATTCCGTTTTGAAAGCCGAATATTTTCAAAGTTATATAACCCTCCACAGGAGGTAGCAGAGGCTTCGGTGGTGGATTTGGAGGTGGATCTGGACGCAGATATGGTGGTGAGTATATTTGTTCATGTTCTTATTAAGTAAAAAAATACAATATCCCTAAAAAAATAAAAGTCAACAATTTAATTTGGTTAAGAGTTAATTATCTTACCATAAAGCTGACTCTAAACTTTTTCTCTACAGGATACGGCAAATAAACAAGAGTCTTCGCTTAATCAGCAATCAACAAGAATATTTTCCAAATTCTTTCTCCAACAATATAATGTAATTAAGAACATTTATTGTATTGAACTTTAAATGCTATGAAATAAAATTTATTCCCTGCATTACATATTTGTTTCACCCTGTAAATATATATGTCTCCAAACTTATTATGTAATAAATgtgcaagcagcaacagcagcagctgctaatTAGGCAATAAGGTTTATTATATCTAGTTTTATCAcgcaaaaatggttataactatgaccataatttttaaaggggtggaccggtaaggcaGCGGAAGGCTGGTTTACCGGTCCAATTGCTTCTTGTACAAAATATTTTTGTAACAAAAACTATGTAGAATCATTCGTAATATATCGAAGTTGAATAATATTCCAAGACAGGTTTTCTTAATACACAAACATCAGCACTAAATTAATGCTTTTTCAGAATTCCAATAATATTTAATTCCGTcat from the Cherax quadricarinatus isolate ZL_2023a unplaced genomic scaffold, ASM3850222v1 Contig5790, whole genome shotgun sequence genome contains:
- the LOC138852245 gene encoding neuropeptide-like protein 31 isoform X1, with protein sequence MVTQSVCHCDLIQLFSLSNFLGQLSINNPEAEDGGQLSQSTSTVNMIGKVCTLIVLCVMIVMASAGRFGGGYSGGRGGFGGGGIGGGGFGGGGGGFGGYGGSRGFGGGFGGGSGRRYGGYGK
- the LOC138852245 gene encoding neuropeptide-like protein 31 isoform X2 — translated: MVTQSVCHCDLIQLFSLSNFLGQLSINNPEAEDGGQLSQSTSTVNMIGKVCTLIVLCVMIVMASAGRFGGGYSGGRGGFGGGGIGGGGFGGGGSRGFGGGFGGGSGRRYGGYGK